One genomic window of Daphnia pulex isolate KAP4 chromosome 10, ASM2113471v1 includes the following:
- the LOC124204906 gene encoding histone H2B.3 — MPPKVSGKAAKKAGKAQKNIAKGDKKKKRKRKESYAIYIYKVLKQVHPDTGISSKAMTIMNSFVNDIFERIAGESSRLAHYNKRSTITSREIQTAVRLLLPGELAKHAVSEGTKAVTKYTSTK, encoded by the coding sequence ATGCCCCCCAAGGTTAGCGGTAAAGCAGCGAAGAAGGCCGGCAAGGCCCAGAAGAACATCGCCAAGggcgacaagaagaagaagcgcaagagGAAGGAGAGCTACGCCATTTACATCTACAAAGTCTTGAAGCAGGTCCACCCCGACACTGGCATCTCCTCCAAAGCCATGACCATCATGAACAGCttcgtcaacgacattttcgagCGCATCGCTGGAGAGTCGTCCCGTCTTgcccactacaacaagcgTTCGACCATCACCAGCCGGGAAATCCAGACGGCCGTCCGTCTGCTCTTGCCCGGTGAGTTGGCCAAGCACGCCGTGTCTGAAGGCACCAAGGCAGTCACCAagtacaccagcaccaagtag
- the LOC124204904 gene encoding histone H2A has protein sequence MSGRGKGGKVKGKSKTRSSRAGLQFPVGRIHRMLRKGSYAERVGAGAPVYLAAVMEYLAAEVLELAGNAARDNKKTRIIPRHLQLAIRNDEELNKLLSGVTIAQGGVLPNIQAVLLPKKTDKPAKA, from the coding sequence ATGTCTGGCCGTGGCAAAGGAGGCAAAGTCAAGGGAAAGTCAAAGACCCGTTCCAGCAGGGCCGGACTTCAATTCCCCGTCGGTCGTATCCACCGAATGCTCCGCAAAGGATCGTATGCTGAGCGCGTCGGTGCCGGTGCCCCCGTCTACTTGGCTGCCGTCATGGAGTACTTGGCCGCTGAGGTCCTCGAGTTAGCCGGTAACGCCGCCCGTGACAACAAGAAGACCCGCATCATCCCTCGTCACTTGCAATTGGCCATCcgcaacgacgaagagttGAACAAACTTCTCTCCGGTGTCACCATCGCTCAGGGTGGTGTCTTGCCCAACATCCAGGCCGTTCTCTTGCCCAAGAAGACCGACAAACCCGCCAAGGCTTAA
- the LOC124204903 gene encoding histone H4, whose translation MTGRGKGGKGLGKGGAKRHRKVLRDNIQGITKPAIRRLARRGGVKRISGLIYEETRGVLKVFLENVIRDAVTYTEHAKRKTVTAMDVVYALKRQGRTLYGFGG comes from the coding sequence atgactGGTCGCggcaaaggaggaaaaggactCGGCAAGGGAGGCGCCAAACGTCATCGCAAAGTTTTGCGTGACAACATCCAGGGAATCACCAAGCCGGCCATCCGTCGTCTTGCCCGTCGTGGTGGTGTCAAGCGAATCTCTGGTCTCATCTACGAGGAGACCCGTGGTGTGTTGAAGGTGTTCCTTGAGAACGTGATTCGTGACGCCGTCACCTACACTGAACACGCCAAGAGGAAGACGGTGACGGCCATGGACGTCGTCTACGCATTGAAACGCCAGGGCCGCACTCTGTACGGTTTCGGCGGTTAA
- the LOC124204901 gene encoding histone H3: protein MARTKQTARKSTGGKAPRKQLATKAARKSAPATGGVKKPHRYRPGTVALREIRRYQKSTELLIRKLPFQRLVREIAQDFKTDLRFQSSAVMALQEASEAYLVGLFEDTNLCAIHAKRVTIMPKDIQLARRIRGERA, encoded by the coding sequence ATGGCCCGTACCAAGCAGACCGCTCGTAAATCCACCGGTGGCAAGGCGCCCCGCAAACAGTTGGCCACCAAAGCCGCTCGCAAAAGTGCCCCGGCCACAGGAGGAGTCAAGAAACCCCATCGTTATCGTCCCGGCACCGTCGCCCTTCGTGAGATCCGTCGCTACCAAAAGTCGACCGAGCTTCTGATCCGCAAGTTGCCATTCCAGCGCTTGGTCAGAGAAATCGCCCAGGATTTCAAGACCGACTTGCGTTTCCAGAGCTCGGCCGTCATGGCCCTGCAGGAGGCCAGCGAGGCTTACTTGGTGGGTCTTTTCGAAGACACCAACTTGTGCGCCATCCACGCCAAGCGAGTCACCATCATGCCAAAAGACATCCAGCTCGCTCGCCGTATTCGTGGTGAACGTGCCTAA